In the genome of Pseudopipra pipra isolate bDixPip1 chromosome 4, bDixPip1.hap1, whole genome shotgun sequence, one region contains:
- the MOB1B gene encoding MOB kinase activator 1B, protein MSFLFGSRSSKTFKPKKNIPEGSHQYELLKHAEATLGSGNLRMAVMLPEGEDLNEWVAVNTVDFFNQINMLYGTITDFCTEESCPVMSAGPKYEYHWADGTNIKKPIKCSAPKYIDYLMTWVQDQLDDETLFPSKIGVPFPKNFMSVAKTILKRLFRVYAHIYHQHFDPVIQLQEEAHLNTSFKHFIFFVQEFNLIDRRELAPLQELIEKLTSKDR, encoded by the exons ATGAGCTTCTTGTT TGGTAGTCGCTCTTCCAAAACCTTCAAACCAAAGAAGAACATTCCAGAGGGGTCCCACCAGTACGAGCTGCTAAAACATGCCGAGGCCACGCTGGGAAGCGGCAATCTCCGGATGGCTGTGATGCTTCCAGAGGGGGAAGACTTAAATGAATGGGTTGCAGTTAACA CTGTCGACTTCTTCAACCAGATCAATATGCTTTATGGAACCATCACGGACTTCTGCACGGAGGAGAGCTGCCCTGTGATGTCTGCTGGCCCAAA GTACGAGTACCACTGGGCAGATGGGACCAACATCAAGAAACCCATCAAGTGCTCCGCGCCAAAGTACATCGATTACCTGATGACCTGGGTCCAGGATCAGCTGGATGACGAAACGCTATTTCCTTCCAAAATAG GCGTCCCATTCCCAAAGAACTTCATGTCAGTGGCCAAGACAATTCTAAAGCGTCTCTTCAGAGTCTACGCTCACATCTATCACCAGCACTTTGATCCCGTGatccagctgcaggaggaggcacACCTTAACACTTCTTTCAAGcactttatattttttgttCAG GAATTCAACCTTATTGATAGAAGAGAACTTGCACCACTTCAAGAACTGATTGAAAAACTCACCTCGAAGGACAGATAA
- the DCK gene encoding deoxycytidine kinase, whose translation MATPPKRGRHDRRVKKVAVEGNIAAGKSTFVSLLKQANEEWEVVPEPIARWCNVQQNSGNDCEELSTSQKNGGNVLRMMYEKPERWAFTFQTYACLSRIRAQLSVLEGKLQDVENPVVFFERSVYSDRYIFAANLYESDCMTETEWTIYQDWHNWMNEQFGSKLALDGIIYLRATPEKCLNRIFVRGREEEQEIPIEYLEKLHYKHESWLQHRTLRTDFDYLQEIPILTLDVNEDFKGKKDRYDHMIEKVKEFLSTL comes from the exons ATGGCCACCCCGCCCAAGCGCGGGCGGCACGACCGCCGCGTCAAGAAGGTCGCCGTGGAGGGCAACATCG CTGCAGGGAAATCCACCTTTGTGAGTCTTCTGAAACAAGCCAATGAGGAGTGGGAAGTGGTTCCTGAACCCATAGCTAGATGGTGCAATGTCCAGCAAAACTCTGGAAATGACTGTGag GAGCTGAGCACATCCCAGAAGAACGGTGGGAACGTGCTGCGGATGATGTACGAGAAGCCGGAGAGGTGGGCCTTCACCTTCCAGACCTACGCGTGTCTCAGCAGGATCCGGGCCCAGCTCAGCGTCCTCGAGGGCAAACTCCAGGACGTGGAGAATCCCGTGGTCTTCTTCGAGCGGTCTGTCTACAGCGACAG GTACATCTTTGCAGCTAATTTGTACGAGTCTGATTGCATGACTGAGACTGAGTGGACTATTTACCAAGACTGGCACAACTGGATGAATGAGCAGTTTGGTTCGAAGCTGGCGCTGGATGGGATCATTTATCTCAGAGCCACTCCGGAG AAATGCCTGAATAGGATTTTCGTGCGAGGAAGAGAGGAGGAACAAGAAATCCCCATTGAGTATCTGGAGAAGCTTCACTACAAACACGAAAGTTGGCTCCAGCATAGGACACTGCG GACAGATTTTGACTATCTGCAGGAAATTCCAATTTTGACGCTAGATGTTAATGAAGatttcaaaggcaaaaaggACAGATACGACCACATGATCGAAAAG